CATTACGCACAGGTCGAGGAGCAAGGAGACGCCTGCCTGCTCAAGCGTTCACCTGATTCGGTCAAGGACCAGACCTATTTCCTTTGCACGCTCAATCAGAGTCAGCTTCGCCGACTGTGGTTTCCGATCGGTCATCTGCGGAAGGACGACGTGCGGCGGCTGGCGCGCGAATTCGATCTGCCCAATCGCGACCGAAAAGACAGCCAGGGAATCTGCTTTCTCGGCAAGATCCGATACCCGGAATTCGTCCGTCATCACCTGGGCGAACGCGCCGGCGAGATCGTCGAATTGGAAACCGGAAAAACCCTCTCCGAGCATCGCGGCTTCTGGTTCTATACGATCGGCCAGCGCAAGGGCATCGGCCTGGCCGGCGGCCCGTGGTATGTGGTGAAGAAGGACGTTACCGCAAATCGCGTGTACGTTTCTCACTCCGACCATTATCTTAACCATGCCCGACGACAGTTTACCGTGAGTTCAGTGAACTGGATCACCGGCGAACCGCAACGACTGAATTTGCAGGCAAAGGTCCGGCATGGCCCGCGACTGGCCGATTGCCGGGTCGGATGCCTCGGGGAGGGGCGTTGGGAAGTGACTTTGGCCGGAGCGGACCAAGGAATTGCCTCCGGACAATCCGCGGTTTTTTACGACGGAGAAATTTGTCTGGGCGGTGGCGTCATTGAGTAGCGCAGCACAGTCGCGCGCGCTACCTGTTTTCACGAAGAATCTTTACCGCGTCGTCCGCGTTGCCCGACACTTCTTCGCGGGTTTTCAGGTTCCTGATCTTGACCCCTGATGCGCCGCGATCCGCGCCCGCCAAGGAGACCGCGAACGAGGCTTCCAACTCCAGCGCGCGTTTGAATTGCTTGTCGGACTTCGCCGGGGTCAATGGATAATCAACGGCCAGACCCGCCTCTCGCAGTTGTTGCACCAGCATCAGCGATTCCGGGCGCAACGTATCGTCTTCGATCACCACGAAGGCGTCGAGGCGCGCGCCGAATTTCG
This is a stretch of genomic DNA from Candidatus Angelobacter sp.. It encodes these proteins:
- the mnmA gene encoding tRNA 2-thiouridine(34) synthase MnmA, with amino-acid sequence MKIAVLLSGGVDSSVALRLVKQQGHRDVCAFYLKIWLEDELAYLGSCPWEEDLKYARAVCEQAGIPLQVISLQTEYQERVVAEALAELRAGRTPSPDIWCNQRIKFGLFFEKIDAGFDRIISGHYAQVEEQGDACLLKRSPDSVKDQTYFLCTLNQSQLRRLWFPIGHLRKDDVRRLAREFDLPNRDRKDSQGICFLGKIRYPEFVRHHLGERAGEIVELETGKTLSEHRGFWFYTIGQRKGIGLAGGPWYVVKKDVTANRVYVSHSDHYLNHARRQFTVSSVNWITGEPQRLNLQAKVRHGPRLADCRVGCLGEGRWEVTLAGADQGIASGQSAVFYDGEICLGGGVIE